The Pirellulales bacterium genome includes a window with the following:
- a CDS encoding Flp family type IVb pilin: MKPFASKCWKFIKSEDGPTAVEYAVMLALIVIVCLAAIQSIGTNANSTFNNVATQLGS; this comes from the coding sequence ATGAAGCCCTTCGCATCGAAATGCTGGAAGTTCATCAAGTCCGAGGATGGCCCAACCGCCGTTGAATACGCGGTGATGTTGGCGTTGATCGTGATCGTCTGCTTGGCGGCGATTCAATCGATCGGCACAAATGCCAATAGCACGTTCAACAACGTAGCAACGCAATTGGGCTCGTAA
- a CDS encoding rhodanese-like domain-containing protein, with product MNAEHDCPLEVTCRGVKDKLDTGEAFMLLDCREVDEYSIAHIEGARLLPMSELSARLGELDAYRDQEVIVHCHHGGRSERVANWLRGQGFAKARTMVGGIDRWAEEIDRTVSRY from the coding sequence ATGAATGCCGAACACGATTGCCCCCTCGAGGTCACCTGCCGCGGCGTGAAGGATAAGCTCGATACGGGCGAGGCGTTTATGCTGCTCGATTGCCGCGAGGTGGACGAGTATTCGATCGCGCACATCGAAGGTGCAAGGTTGCTGCCGATGAGCGAGCTTTCCGCCCGCCTTGGCGAGCTCGACGCCTATCGCGATCAAGAAGTCATCGTGCATTGCCACCACGGCGGGCGTAGCGAGCGCGTGGCCAATTGGCTTCGCGGGCAAGGCTTTGCTAAAGCCCGCACGATGGTCGGCGGCATCGATCGCTGGGCCGAAGAAATCGATCGCACCGTATCGCGCTATTAA
- a CDS encoding PD-(D/E)XK nuclease family protein, translating into MLGRVAVIAGPSGSGKTERLLTGHREALRTGPIGGSLWISPTHRSAAEVRQRLLEGELRACFAPGVMTFDQFAEQVLAASERVVQPITDLIKRQILRRLIQRAVDAKGLKYFAPIAGTTGFVDLVAEFISELKRQEIWPDEFRKACGRDAQLKDGDLVAIYEAYQLHLNERQLYDGEGRFWTARELLREGQTRPFEALRHVVVDGFTEFTRPQHEILRILSDRVASLQVSLLMEAETDRPNLFAKPRAACQEMKRRLPNLAIETLDRLPRSAWPAQAHVEQELFKSPRLVRPAEDAAGIEVSEAGRVIDELNLVGRQIKQLLVQGDKRQGCKVSPADVAVVMRSPGALSTLLREVFDELGVPYALEQGTPLTQSPILAALIAVFRLHVEDWPFRGLLHLLGNNYFRPAWDIWSPGASVIRADRTIRSLQVARGRKALLTAVRRATSIADLNDFDARRRRDDARQTFPILERLAAAFDHLPARATISAWMDALTGLGKEIGLTAGIDFAATDDPFAQQDEAAWQMMREVLASVEKSMTPQGAAAEEFDAAGMFDLLSDVVQSGMLRSTINETGRVRVLSATSVRALSIPYLFFVGLSERAFPPPERADRLYAESDYERFAEAGLPLVLRADISQQEMLLFYEVITRARRRLHLSFPGLDEKGQPLLASPFLGELEEACGGKVERFRIDDLRPIPHRALAAGGTDQRILAVAHAAGIDVTRGAKDHAIDATGLLAGLATEPTRPLFENIEAGLAAIVSRADRVDFGPFEGMLGSAATRMLQADFGPQVRFSASRLEQYQQCPYRFFLSNVLSLRPVEELNVSIDPLSRGATLHEALARLHREVNSAVGRPVSPADPAAKAAFRDATEKLLAELELRAQDRAQPFQAALAEIERRQLRNWLEEYAGQHARYDALWSKLDEPLAPAYFEVSFGDERLSDDPLSTAEPLLLTDGKRQVLVRGRIDRVDLGRAGGKPVFGVLDYKSGSSARYGLAAIESGDALQVFLYALAAEQLLAREGSLPWAAGYWFIAGKGYPKAPPLPMHELRDDVPKLTELWQQVREADTSRVIAMVESIRAGRFPVFSRDDECTSFCDFATVCRVNQARATEKPWQPPPVPE; encoded by the coding sequence ATGCTGGGACGCGTGGCAGTCATCGCTGGGCCGTCGGGAAGTGGCAAAACGGAACGCCTGCTGACCGGCCATCGCGAGGCATTGCGCACCGGGCCCATCGGCGGCTCGCTGTGGATTTCTCCGACGCATCGCAGCGCTGCCGAGGTTCGCCAGCGGCTGTTGGAGGGGGAACTGCGGGCATGCTTTGCCCCCGGGGTAATGACGTTCGACCAATTTGCCGAGCAGGTTCTGGCCGCCAGTGAAAGGGTCGTGCAGCCGATCACGGACCTTATCAAGCGGCAGATTCTGCGGCGGCTGATTCAACGTGCGGTTGATGCAAAGGGTTTGAAGTATTTCGCCCCGATCGCCGGAACCACTGGATTTGTCGACCTGGTCGCCGAATTCATTAGCGAATTGAAGCGGCAGGAAATCTGGCCCGATGAGTTCCGGAAAGCCTGCGGACGTGATGCTCAGCTGAAGGATGGCGATTTAGTAGCGATCTACGAAGCCTATCAACTGCATCTCAACGAACGCCAGTTGTATGACGGCGAAGGGCGCTTTTGGACGGCCCGCGAGTTGCTGCGCGAGGGGCAGACGCGCCCCTTCGAAGCCTTGCGCCATGTCGTGGTCGACGGTTTCACGGAATTCACGCGCCCGCAGCACGAGATCCTCCGAATCCTTTCAGATCGCGTCGCGTCGTTGCAGGTTTCGCTGCTAATGGAAGCCGAGACGGACCGGCCCAACCTGTTCGCGAAGCCGCGCGCGGCGTGCCAGGAAATGAAGCGGCGGCTGCCGAACCTCGCCATCGAAACGCTCGATCGCCTACCGCGGTCCGCCTGGCCGGCGCAGGCACATGTCGAACAAGAGTTATTCAAAAGCCCTCGGCTGGTACGCCCGGCCGAGGATGCGGCAGGCATCGAAGTGAGCGAAGCGGGGCGGGTGATTGACGAGTTGAATCTGGTGGGACGTCAGATCAAGCAGTTGCTTGTCCAGGGAGATAAACGTCAAGGTTGCAAGGTCAGCCCGGCGGATGTCGCGGTCGTTATGCGTTCGCCCGGCGCACTTTCGACGCTACTGCGCGAGGTCTTCGACGAGTTGGGCGTTCCGTACGCGCTGGAGCAGGGAACTCCGCTAACTCAATCTCCGATCCTGGCCGCCTTGATCGCGGTATTTCGCTTGCACGTTGAAGATTGGCCGTTTCGTGGGCTGTTGCATCTCTTGGGGAACAACTACTTTCGGCCTGCTTGGGATATTTGGTCGCCGGGCGCGAGTGTCATTCGGGCTGATCGGACGATCCGCTCATTGCAAGTGGCGCGTGGCCGCAAGGCGTTATTAACGGCCGTGCGGCGTGCAACGAGCATCGCAGATTTGAACGATTTCGACGCGCGCAGGCGCCGCGACGACGCGCGGCAGACGTTCCCCATTCTCGAGCGTCTGGCCGCGGCGTTCGATCACCTGCCGGCGCGCGCAACGATCAGCGCGTGGATGGATGCGCTGACGGGCCTGGGGAAAGAGATCGGGCTGACAGCGGGGATCGACTTTGCCGCGACGGATGATCCGTTTGCGCAACAGGATGAAGCCGCCTGGCAAATGATGCGTGAAGTTCTCGCGTCTGTTGAGAAGTCCATGACGCCCCAGGGAGCGGCCGCCGAAGAATTCGACGCGGCCGGTATGTTTGATCTGTTGAGCGACGTTGTGCAGTCCGGCATGCTCCGCTCGACGATCAACGAAACGGGACGGGTGCGAGTGCTGTCGGCCACCAGCGTCCGGGCGCTATCGATCCCGTATTTGTTTTTCGTCGGCTTGTCGGAACGAGCGTTTCCGCCCCCTGAGCGCGCTGACCGATTGTACGCAGAGTCCGACTACGAGCGGTTCGCCGAGGCGGGCTTGCCGCTGGTATTGCGTGCCGACATCAGCCAGCAAGAGATGCTGCTGTTCTATGAAGTGATAACCCGCGCGCGGCGCCGCCTGCACCTGAGTTTTCCCGGCCTCGATGAGAAAGGGCAGCCGCTTTTGGCGAGTCCTTTTCTGGGGGAATTGGAAGAGGCGTGCGGTGGAAAGGTAGAGCGGTTCCGCATTGATGATCTGCGACCGATCCCGCACCGGGCTCTGGCCGCGGGCGGTACCGACCAACGAATTCTCGCCGTGGCGCACGCGGCGGGAATCGACGTCACGCGTGGCGCGAAGGATCATGCCATTGACGCAACGGGACTACTGGCGGGTCTGGCCACGGAACCGACGCGCCCACTGTTCGAAAATATCGAGGCCGGACTGGCCGCGATTGTCAGCAGAGCGGACCGCGTCGATTTCGGTCCCTTCGAAGGGATGCTTGGCTCTGCGGCCACGCGTATGCTGCAAGCCGACTTCGGTCCGCAGGTTCGCTTCAGCGCGAGTCGCCTGGAGCAATATCAGCAGTGCCCCTACCGATTCTTTTTATCGAACGTGTTGAGCTTGCGTCCGGTCGAAGAACTGAATGTGAGCATTGATCCCTTATCGCGCGGGGCGACGTTGCACGAGGCGCTGGCGCGCCTACACAGAGAGGTGAATAGCGCGGTGGGGCGTCCGGTATCGCCGGCGGATCCGGCGGCCAAGGCCGCCTTTCGTGATGCGACGGAAAAACTGCTCGCTGAACTGGAATTGCGTGCCCAGGACCGGGCGCAGCCCTTTCAAGCGGCGCTGGCCGAGATCGAACGCCGGCAGTTGCGTAATTGGCTGGAGGAATATGCCGGTCAGCACGCGCGGTATGACGCGCTGTGGAGCAAGCTCGACGAGCCACTTGCGCCGGCGTACTTTGAGGTGTCGTTCGGTGATGAGCGGCTGAGCGACGATCCTCTTTCCACCGCCGAACCGCTGCTTCTGACTGACGGCAAGCGGCAAGTATTGGTGCGTGGCCGCATCGATCGTGTCGACCTGGGGCGCGCCGGCGGAAAGCCGGTCTTCGGCGTGTTGGACTATAAGTCGGGCAGCTCGGCCCGCTACGGCCTCGCGGCGATCGAATCGGGAGACGCGCTGCAGGTTTTTCTGTACGCCCTGGCCGCTGAGCAGTTGCTCGCGCGCGAGGGAAGCCTGCCGTGGGCTGCTGGCTATTGGTTCATCGCTGGAAAGGGCTACCCGAAGGCACCTCCACTCCCCATGCATGAACTTCGCGATGATGTGCCGAAGCTGACCGAGTTGTGGCAGCAAGTGCGGGAGGCCGATACCTCACGCGTCATCGCGATGGTGGAGAGCATTCGTGCCGGCCGTTTTCCGGTGTTTAGTCGCGATGACGAATGCACGAGTTTTTGCGACTTTGCGACCGTGTGCCGAGTTAACCAGGCGAGGGCAACGGAGAAGCCATGGCAACCGCCACCAGTTCCGGAGTAA
- a CDS encoding UvrD-helicase domain-containing protein, with protein MATATSSGVTEEQHDAINKRGVSIALSAGAGCGKTHVLVERFLAALSPETNSEGGSSSSLSRLIAITFTDRAAREMRDRLRRKCRDRLHKASDQEAPAWLALLRELETARVSTIHAFCGALLRAHAVEADIDPHFQILQPGQSATLFSEQIDDQLRAQLGNMNEDLLDLVVMFNLPRLREMFQHLLGHRHEIDFAAWAKMTPQELVKKWQKVERDELLPQLRDKFLELPEVATVRKIVGNWTPENQKLIERFEALKMQLAALDGGADILPAWAIIRESATVQYVTHERHWRSLGAERYAEYRDAVKAVRKWIDDTLPKCGIEPNVALASASAGLALLRVAEPILQAYEKQKRELGLLDFDDLLALTRKLLNSTHGEKLRNRLSSQLDLLLVDEFQDTDPLQVELVKALCGDQLERGKLFFVGDAKQSIYRFRGADPAVFRELQKKIPSEGRLPLTKNFRSQPAVLDFVNALFCERLDKGQYRPLTASRPALAQAPAIEFLWATLPGDNVERVTVEPLRRCEADWLARRLAALLDSHEILVPDRATGESRPAGPGDVAILFRALSDVRYYEEALRRYGIPHYLVGGGAFYAQQEIFDLLNLLRAIDAPGDDVSLVGVLRSPFFSLADETLFWLGQHPEGITAGLFATELPKDLDREQRRQAKFAAETLLYLRARKDRLPVAALIREALARTGYDALLLAEFLGERKLANLRKMIDQARGFDESGIFTLSDFIHELGEFIARQPDEPPAPVELENSTVVRLMTIHQAKGLEFPVVIVPDLARAKRNSQDAFEFDKELGPLVRAKTSPASEGACGLDLFRKMEEPEEADEGIRLLYVATTRAADYLMLSAGVKNLDEPPGWLEFVGERFDLRSGDLRVALPPEYGRPRVNVTLEEPPAPRKTTDGAGHVDWKSITTQAHERAANGRGILPPLVAPLSADRTAQRVFSFSRLASDLKVETSWPDVVTDEGRAAVELLTDDVAGDATKLGSLVHAVLAQVAFSNERKVAERCRDELARRFATADVNLESAAAMIEQFLRSPRAEALRQAQAVHRELEFLLRWPPGGAGEGQSIQGVIDCLYQDRDGGWHILDYKTNRVSAAGVPRLAASYELQMALYALAVDEVLGVSPTSLTLYFLQPKVEHAVPWNMESRARVIERVNAALGSWQAATAN; from the coding sequence ATGGCAACCGCCACCAGTTCCGGAGTAACCGAGGAGCAGCACGACGCAATCAACAAGCGTGGCGTCTCGATCGCGCTGTCAGCCGGCGCCGGCTGCGGGAAAACGCATGTCCTTGTGGAGCGATTTCTGGCGGCGCTTTCGCCGGAAACCAACTCGGAGGGGGGCAGTTCGTCGTCGTTGTCGCGATTGATCGCGATTACGTTCACGGACCGCGCGGCGCGCGAAATGCGCGATCGGTTGCGCCGCAAGTGCCGCGATCGCTTGCACAAAGCGAGCGACCAGGAAGCGCCGGCCTGGCTGGCCTTGCTGCGCGAATTGGAAACGGCCCGGGTTAGTACGATCCACGCCTTCTGCGGAGCGCTGTTGCGTGCGCATGCTGTCGAGGCCGATATCGATCCGCACTTCCAGATTCTGCAGCCGGGGCAATCGGCCACGCTTTTTTCCGAGCAAATCGACGATCAGTTGCGCGCGCAGTTGGGGAACATGAACGAGGATCTTTTAGATCTGGTCGTTATGTTCAATCTGCCCAGGCTGCGCGAAATGTTTCAGCATCTGCTGGGGCATCGGCATGAGATCGATTTTGCCGCCTGGGCCAAGATGACGCCGCAAGAGCTAGTCAAAAAATGGCAAAAAGTCGAACGCGACGAGCTTCTGCCGCAATTGCGAGACAAGTTCCTCGAGCTTCCCGAGGTTGCGACGGTACGCAAGATCGTCGGCAATTGGACGCCGGAGAATCAGAAACTGATCGAGCGATTTGAGGCGCTGAAAATGCAACTCGCGGCGCTCGACGGCGGCGCCGACATCCTGCCGGCCTGGGCGATCATCCGCGAGTCCGCCACGGTACAGTACGTCACCCACGAGCGCCATTGGCGGAGTCTCGGCGCCGAACGGTACGCTGAATATCGCGACGCTGTTAAGGCCGTGCGAAAATGGATCGACGATACACTGCCGAAATGTGGTATCGAACCCAACGTGGCCTTAGCCAGTGCCTCGGCAGGCCTGGCACTGTTGCGCGTGGCTGAGCCAATTCTGCAAGCGTATGAGAAACAAAAACGCGAACTCGGTCTGCTCGATTTCGATGATCTGTTGGCGCTGACGCGCAAGTTGTTGAACAGTACGCACGGCGAGAAATTGCGCAACCGGCTGTCATCGCAGTTGGATTTGTTATTAGTCGACGAGTTTCAGGATACTGATCCGCTGCAGGTCGAGTTGGTCAAGGCCCTGTGCGGCGACCAGCTCGAACGCGGCAAACTATTCTTCGTCGGCGACGCGAAGCAATCCATCTACCGATTTCGCGGCGCGGATCCTGCAGTGTTTCGGGAGTTGCAAAAGAAGATTCCGTCGGAAGGTCGGCTGCCACTAACGAAGAATTTTCGCAGTCAGCCGGCGGTGCTCGATTTCGTAAATGCCCTGTTTTGCGAGCGCTTAGACAAGGGACAGTACCGTCCGCTTACTGCGAGTCGGCCTGCACTTGCGCAAGCGCCGGCTATTGAATTCCTGTGGGCAACGCTGCCGGGCGACAATGTCGAACGGGTAACGGTCGAGCCATTGCGACGCTGCGAGGCGGATTGGCTCGCGCGGCGATTGGCTGCTCTCCTCGATTCCCACGAGATTCTCGTGCCGGATCGGGCGACCGGTGAATCGCGGCCGGCCGGGCCGGGTGATGTGGCTATCTTGTTCCGCGCGCTATCGGACGTGCGGTACTACGAAGAGGCGCTGCGTCGCTACGGAATTCCCCATTATCTCGTCGGCGGTGGTGCCTTTTATGCGCAGCAAGAGATTTTTGACCTGCTGAACTTGCTGCGGGCGATCGACGCGCCGGGCGATGACGTCAGCCTGGTCGGTGTGCTGCGCAGCCCGTTCTTTTCGCTAGCGGACGAGACGCTATTCTGGCTCGGGCAACACCCGGAAGGGATAACGGCCGGCCTGTTCGCGACGGAGTTGCCGAAGGACTTGGATCGAGAGCAACGGCGCCAGGCCAAGTTCGCGGCCGAAACCTTGTTGTACTTGCGAGCGCGTAAAGATCGCTTGCCGGTGGCGGCGCTCATTCGCGAGGCGCTAGCTCGCACTGGCTATGACGCCCTGCTACTGGCGGAATTCCTGGGCGAGCGGAAGCTGGCCAACTTGCGAAAAATGATCGACCAGGCCCGCGGATTCGACGAGTCAGGAATTTTCACTTTGTCGGACTTCATTCACGAACTCGGCGAGTTCATCGCCCGGCAGCCGGACGAGCCGCCGGCGCCCGTGGAACTCGAAAACAGCACCGTCGTTCGGTTGATGACAATTCATCAGGCGAAGGGGCTGGAATTTCCGGTCGTGATCGTTCCGGATCTGGCCCGAGCGAAGCGCAATTCGCAAGATGCGTTCGAATTCGATAAAGAATTGGGGCCGCTCGTTAGGGCAAAAACCAGCCCGGCCAGCGAGGGAGCTTGCGGTCTCGATCTGTTTCGAAAAATGGAAGAGCCGGAGGAAGCTGACGAAGGGATTCGTCTGTTGTACGTCGCGACGACCCGGGCCGCGGATTATTTGATGCTGTCGGCGGGAGTCAAGAATCTGGACGAGCCGCCAGGATGGCTCGAGTTTGTTGGCGAACGATTCGACCTGCGCTCGGGCGACCTGCGCGTGGCACTGCCCCCGGAGTACGGGCGACCACGAGTCAATGTGACGCTCGAGGAACCGCCGGCGCCACGGAAGACAACAGACGGTGCGGGACACGTTGATTGGAAATCGATCACGACACAGGCGCACGAGCGGGCTGCAAACGGTCGGGGCATTTTGCCACCGCTAGTGGCGCCGCTGTCTGCCGACCGAACGGCCCAGCGTGTCTTTTCGTTTTCGCGGCTGGCGAGCGATTTAAAAGTCGAAACATCCTGGCCAGACGTCGTCACCGATGAAGGACGCGCCGCCGTCGAGCTTTTGACCGACGACGTGGCGGGTGATGCCACGAAGCTCGGATCGCTGGTCCATGCCGTGCTTGCGCAGGTGGCATTCAGCAATGAGCGAAAAGTTGCAGAGCGGTGCCGAGATGAGTTAGCGCGACGATTTGCGACGGCCGACGTCAATCTTGAATCGGCCGCCGCGATGATCGAGCAGTTTTTGCGTTCGCCGCGCGCCGAGGCCCTGCGGCAGGCGCAGGCCGTGCATCGGGAACTGGAGTTTTTGCTGCGGTGGCCGCCCGGGGGGGCAGGGGAGGGGCAATCGATTCAAGGTGTCATCGATTGCTTGTATCAGGACCGCGACGGAGGCTGGCACATCCTGGATTACAAGACGAATCGGGTGTCGGCTGCCGGTGTGCCGCGGCTGGCGGCCAGTTACGAATTGCAAATGGCGCTCTACGCGCTGGCTGTAGACGAAGTATTGGGCGTCAGCCCCACGAGCCTGACGCTCTATTTTCTGCAACCGAAGGTCGAGCACGCGGTGCCTTGGAACATGGAATCGCGGGCGCGCGTCATCGAGCGGGTGAATGCGGCGCTGGGAAGCTGGCAAGCCGCGACGGCGAATTAA
- a CDS encoding alpha/beta fold hydrolase — MSFRTVHDHAIPTFRPHPLLRSGNLQTLASVYFPGSLVEYQARQHHVLLDDDDRLVLHDDCPAEWAAGDPATLLMHGLGGCHQSVYMRRTAAKLCEHGVRVFRMDLRGCGAGVELARLPYHSGRSADAAAALRYVAEQCPGSSVTLVGYSLGGNIALKLAGESAGSPPDNLCRVMAVCPPSDLSACSAWIGRLRNRGYDRYFAKLLGKQLLDRKARAPQAVSVDFARRPRQLREIDDWFTAPVCGFGTAENYYRQSSSAPLLPDIRVPTLIVAAADDPLVPRQMFEALRLSPTTTLRVTRHGGHLGFIGTAGSDPDRRWLDWRVVDWVLHGPSFHSMDAQRPHHVNPAPAEHAPSAGVRT, encoded by the coding sequence TTGAGTTTTCGAACTGTCCACGATCACGCCATACCCACCTTTCGGCCGCACCCGCTGTTGCGCAGCGGAAATCTGCAAACCCTGGCCAGCGTTTATTTCCCGGGGTCGCTCGTCGAGTACCAGGCTCGGCAGCATCACGTTCTGCTCGACGACGACGACCGACTCGTCTTGCATGACGACTGCCCCGCGGAATGGGCGGCCGGCGATCCGGCGACGCTGTTGATGCATGGCCTCGGCGGCTGTCATCAAAGCGTTTACATGCGACGCACCGCCGCCAAGCTTTGCGAGCATGGTGTTCGTGTGTTTCGCATGGACCTGCGCGGTTGCGGCGCGGGCGTCGAACTTGCCCGGCTCCCCTATCACAGTGGCCGCTCAGCGGATGCCGCCGCGGCGCTGCGGTACGTCGCTGAACAATGTCCCGGCTCCTCCGTCACGCTGGTGGGGTATTCGCTCGGCGGAAATATTGCACTGAAACTGGCTGGCGAATCCGCCGGCAGCCCGCCCGATAACCTGTGCCGGGTTATGGCCGTTTGTCCGCCGTCGGATTTATCCGCCTGCTCCGCATGGATCGGCCGTTTGCGTAATCGTGGGTACGACCGCTACTTTGCCAAACTGCTCGGCAAACAATTGCTCGACCGCAAGGCCCGTGCTCCGCAGGCAGTGTCGGTCGATTTTGCCCGACGCCCCAGGCAACTGCGCGAGATCGACGATTGGTTCACGGCGCCGGTCTGCGGCTTCGGCACCGCCGAGAATTATTACCGGCAGTCCAGTTCAGCCCCGCTGCTGCCGGACATCCGCGTGCCAACGCTGATTGTCGCAGCGGCGGACGATCCACTCGTGCCGCGACAGATGTTCGAGGCGTTACGCCTTTCGCCCACGACGACGCTTCGCGTTACCCGTCACGGCGGCCATTTGGGATTCATCGGCACGGCCGGCAGCGATCCCGACCGCCGCTGGCTCGATTGGCGCGTCGTCGATTGGGTATTGCACGGTCCATCTTTTCATTCGATGGACGCCCAGCGCCCGCATCACGTGAATCCCGCCCCCGCTGAGCATGCACCATCGGCCGGCGTCCGCACTTAA
- a CDS encoding DUF1501 domain-containing protein, with amino-acid sequence MSSAKRRSSAESSHTKEHRQAAGINPMLPPTGDTIRCGSRRWFLQTGTAGLAGLSLVDVLRSRTAAETAGKNTRGDIPGDKKSVILFWLSGGPSHIDMWDPKPEAPAEIRGPYQSIDTAVPGIQVCEHLPLTARLMPKLSIIRSVDCSASNHTPITMQAGNALARRSDDGNDGQGYPSMGSIVARLRGANAPNLPAFVGLADSWKADVWGAGHLGNNYEPVNGKELPGRLAIPKGIAVERLRDRDALRHGFDHFRRDLDLSRAMDSSDRFSQMAVDMVTSAHVQRAFDVSQETDKTRDAYGRSSLGEKTLLARRLVEAGVTFTLVSGAWGYFDHHGDEVKWGGIAKGLTPLLPLVDQALFALINDLESRGLLDSTLVLMMGEFGRTPVMTPTAGRGHWTNCMSMIAAGGGLPCGQVIGSTDRRGYDIAEAPVRPADLAATVFRHLDIDLAAQWINRQGRPIPIVTEGGRPIPGLG; translated from the coding sequence ATGTCGTCCGCGAAACGTCGCTCGAGCGCCGAGTCATCGCACACAAAAGAGCATCGCCAGGCAGCGGGCATCAATCCCATGTTGCCGCCCACCGGTGACACAATTCGCTGTGGATCGCGCCGCTGGTTTTTGCAAACAGGCACCGCCGGTCTGGCGGGACTGTCATTGGTTGATGTGCTTCGATCACGGACCGCAGCCGAAACCGCAGGAAAAAATACCCGCGGAGACATTCCCGGCGATAAGAAGTCGGTGATTCTCTTCTGGCTCTCCGGCGGTCCCAGCCATATCGACATGTGGGATCCCAAGCCCGAGGCTCCGGCCGAGATTCGCGGACCGTATCAATCCATCGATACAGCCGTGCCCGGCATCCAGGTCTGCGAGCACCTACCGCTAACCGCGCGACTTATGCCGAAGCTGTCGATCATTCGCTCGGTCGATTGCTCGGCCAGCAATCACACGCCGATCACGATGCAAGCCGGCAATGCGCTCGCCCGCCGCAGCGATGACGGCAACGATGGTCAGGGCTACCCATCGATGGGGTCGATCGTTGCCCGCCTGCGTGGAGCAAACGCCCCGAATCTGCCGGCCTTCGTCGGCCTGGCCGATAGCTGGAAGGCCGACGTATGGGGCGCCGGCCACCTCGGAAACAATTACGAACCGGTCAACGGCAAAGAGCTTCCGGGACGGCTGGCGATCCCGAAGGGGATCGCCGTCGAGCGGCTTCGCGACCGCGACGCACTGCGGCACGGGTTCGATCACTTTCGTCGCGATCTGGACCTCTCACGGGCGATGGACAGCTCCGACCGGTTCTCGCAAATGGCCGTCGACATGGTCACAAGCGCACACGTACAGCGGGCCTTCGACGTGTCGCAAGAAACCGACAAAACACGCGATGCGTATGGCCGCAGCAGCTTGGGGGAGAAAACGCTGCTGGCTCGCCGCCTGGTCGAGGCCGGGGTCACATTCACGCTCGTCAGCGGCGCCTGGGGCTACTTCGATCACCATGGCGATGAAGTCAAATGGGGAGGCATCGCCAAGGGTTTGACGCCGCTTCTTCCCTTGGTCGATCAAGCGCTGTTCGCCTTGATCAACGACCTCGAATCGCGTGGGCTGCTGGATTCAACGCTGGTGCTGATGATGGGGGAATTCGGTCGCACGCCCGTGATGACACCCACGGCCGGACGCGGCCACTGGACGAATTGTATGTCGATGATCGCGGCTGGCGGCGGGCTCCCCTGCGGCCAGGTGATCGGTAGCACCGACCGGCGGGGTTACGACATTGCCGAAGCGCCGGTGCGCCCCGCGGATCTCGCGGCGACGGTCTTCCGGCATCTGGACATCGATCTCGCCGCGCAATGGATCAATCGCCAAGGGCGGCCCATCCCGATCGTCACCGAAGGGGGACGACCCATCCCAGGGCTCGGCTAA